The sequence TCGCAATCGTCCTCCCTTATTTTTAGGATCGGCAATAGTCAGATCGAGCATTTCAAGCGCCCGTTCAAATACTCCTACGCTCACTTCACACTCACCCTTATTGCGCCAACGGATTGCACGATCTATGTCACACCCAATGTTGGCCATTTGTTCAAGCATTGAAAATTTAAACCATCGCTCTGGTATTATCATATTACCACCAATGTATTTACAATATTTTTTATTTTTTCCTGAATTTCAGAATTATACACACCCCGCCCTCTATTTCCCTGAACTGGACGTATATTAATCATTGAATCAAATTCAATAAATGCTTCATGCCCAATTTTGCTCGGGTGAATGTTGATACCCCAAAGATGTTCTTGCCGAGATCCATGTTCAAGCAAAAAACATTCTTCTTCAGAATGATAGTCTGCATCAACCACCATAATTCCACGTTCAATGTCAACGACTGCTTTCACCAACCTCTCAAACATTTTTCCTGACATTTTTGCCAGCTCTTGAACTGAAATCTTTTTATCCACTAAGACCATATTGCCGTTCCTTGTGAAATTGCATAGACACGAAATTTACACTATATTTAATGACATGTTTTCAACACTATGCGATCAATTATAACAAGCGATCTCTCATATCTCAAGACCGATTATAAGGCTCTACATGATCCCTCTGAAACTACAAATAAAAAACTTTCTTAGCTATGGTCCTGAAATCCAAACTGTTGATTTCTCTGCGTACCCACTCATCTGTTTATCGGGTAAAAATGGGCATGGGAAATCAGCGCTTTTAGATGCGATCACCTGGGCGCTTTGGGGACAAGCGCGCAAACCGTTTGGTGTAGCAAAAGCAGATGAAAGTCTGGTTCATCTGGGACAAGCACAGATGTTTGTTGTTCTCGATTTTATATTTAATGAGCAGACATACCGCGTGCGACGAGAATTTATTAAATCATATGGTAAGACAATTACCAATGTCGATTTTGGCATTATCGATGCTGACACCAACAGTTTTATTGCACTAACCGATAAAACCAGCAAACGAACGCAAGAAAAAATCGAACAAATGCTGAACCTTGATATGGAATCGTTTGTTAATTCAGCGTTTCTCCGGCAAGGACAAGCAAACGAGTTTTCAAAAAAATCAGCAAAAGATCGAAAAAAAATTCTTGCAACTATTTTAGGCCTCAACCGTTACGAATCATTACGCACACTCGCTCATGAAAAAATGAAGGTGCTCAATAATGAAAAAACAATAAAAATTACCTTACAAGAAAAACGAGAACAGGAACTTGCTAAAAAGACAGATCTGATGCACAAGCTGCATGAGCAAGAACTGGCATTACAGACTATCATGACGCAAGAACAACAACTGAGCGCCCAACAAAAAGAAATTGCTCAAAAACAAAAAAATATAGCCGAGCAAGAGCAACAGTTCATGCTTGTATCATATCAACATGACAGCCTTCTTAAAAAACAGTCAGAACTCATCGCTCACCTAGTGGAAACACGAAAACTATGGAAGACAGCGCATAAACAGCTCCTTTCTATTGCAGGCAAAGAACTGCTTGAACAGAAACAGAAAGCAGCCATTAATCAAATACAGCTCTATCAAGAACAGTTTCATAAGAGCCTGACCATACAATCACAAATACTTACCCTTACGCAACAGCACAATCAGCAAAAAAATGAGCTTACTGCACACCATGCAACCCATGTACAAACAAAAAAATTAGCCATTGAACAGCTCCTGTTTGAACAAAAGAATCATGCAACGTTGATTCACGAAACTGATATTAGCTACCAAGAACATGAGAAACAGAGAACTACCCTAGAACATGAACACACGATGCTTGATAGTGCTATTAAAGGCTACCGAGCACAAACTCCACATA is a genomic window of Candidatus Babeliales bacterium containing:
- a CDS encoding DUF5674 family protein, whose amino-acid sequence is MVLVDKKISVQELAKMSGKMFERLVKAVVDIERGIMVVDADYHSEEECFLLEHGSRQEHLWGINIHPSKIGHEAFIEFDSMINIRPVQGNRGRGVYNSEIQEKIKNIVNTLVVI